One window of Cucurbita pepo subsp. pepo cultivar mu-cu-16 chromosome LG19, ASM280686v2, whole genome shotgun sequence genomic DNA carries:
- the LOC111781058 gene encoding fasciclin-like arabinogalactan protein 11, with protein MNNLFLIISFFLTFLFFCKSISAQSSQPPAPSGPTNITAVLEKDGQFTTLIKLLKSTQQSDQINNQLNNSNQGLTFFAPPDNAFSNLKLATLNSLSDQQKVQLLQFHVLPTFISMSQFQTVSNPLRTQAGNSNTGQFPLNVPKKARPEKRSYLN; from the coding sequence ATGAACAACCTCTTTCTCATCATCTCCTTCTTCCTcaccttcctcttcttctgcAAGTCCATTTCAGCTCAATCCTCTCAGCCACCAGCCCCCTCCGGTCCGACTAACATCACCGCCGTCCTAGAAAAGGATGGCCAATTCACAACATTGATTAAGCTCCTAAAAAGCACCCAACAGAGTGATCAAATCAACAATCAGCTCAACAACTCCAACCAAGGCCTCACTTTTTTTGCTCCCCCTGACAATGCCTTCTCAAATCTCAAGCTCGCCACTCTCAATTCCCTCTCCGATCAGCAAAAAGTTCAGTTGCTTCAGTTCCATGTCCTCCCTACTTTCATTTCCATGTCCCAATTTCAAACCGTCAGCAACCCACTTCGTACTCAGGCCGGAAACAGCAACACTGGTCAGTTTCCGTTGAATGTTCCAAAAAAAGCTAGACCAGAAAAGAGATCTTATCTTAACTGA